In Deltaproteobacteria bacterium, the genomic window CTGGAAGGCTGGCGTCGATAATGATGGCGTCAGGCTTTTTATTGCCGACGGCAGCTAGTGCCTCAATTAGCGAGGCCGCCTCGACGAGTTCGACCGGTAACCTGTGAAAGGCAATGCGAATGACTTTCTGAATGGTAACCGAGTCGTCGGCAACAAGTAGGTTACGACGCATGCGACCCTCTGGCTGATCCGCGTAGCTAAGCCACGGGATTGTTGGTGACCAAACCTAATTATAGCAGAGGTTTGCCCCAGACCACACAGAGGCTGTGCTGAATGGTACCGCGTTTCAGCTGGCGGTGCGTTTTTTGAGGTTGGTACTTATGGCTAAAAGGATCAAATTTCTCAGGTGCCGGTTAGTCTCGGCCGAGGCCTGCAAGATTAGCTTGTAGTCGTTCATGGTGAAATGACCACCAGCGGCGCTGTTGAGTTCTAAGAAGCAACGCACGCGGAGGTTTTCTAGATAGACGAGCTTACTCTCATAAAGGCGCTTTAGCGTATCCACGTCAAGCCCGTGACCCTCGATGGGCCGCAGTAGCTCGCCCATGATCTCGCGATAGGTCGCAAAGTCGGTGGATTGATCGTTACGCATCGAAAAGCCTTGTAGAGTCGAGTCCATGAAATGCATTGGTTACTTGGTTTTCATCGGCCGACCGCCCGAATTCTTTAAAAGTTCGTGGACCTCCTCGCTGAGAGTAGTAACATAACGTCTTCAAACTGTTTGACGAGGTGGTTTCTTTTGGCAATCCAGCAAGGCAGCATTGCGCTCTCACGGTACCTGCTTATCGGTGATGGCAGTCGGCCCAAACTTTCTGATATGGCTGAAAGACTCGGCCTCTACCAGGCTGAACCCGTGGTTCTTGACGGCGTGAAGAAAGAGGAACAATGCGGTTGGGTGCGGCCAGTTGGCATCGATGGCGTCAAGGTCGACCTGCCACCTGATCACCCTTGGGACTTGCATGATTGCCGTGTCGCCGACGGCGTATTATTGCGCTTGCGCATCGAGCGGCGCAAGGTGCCGGCAACTTTACTCCAAGTTGTCTACAAGCAGCGGTTTTTTGCGATCAGCCAAAAGACCGGCAAGACCCCTGGCCCTAAAGAGCGCCGCGACCTGCGTGACGAAGTCAAGGCGGAGCTCATGTGCAGAGCGCTGCCTACGCTCAGTTATGTCGATGCATTCTGGCGCGACCAAGCTGGTGAGGTCATGTTGTTTTCAAGTAGCAAGAAGGCTAGAGCCCTTTTTGAAGGCCTCTTTCGCTCGACGTTTTCCGATTACATCGGCGCTCAATTAGTCGCCATGGAGCCGCTACTAATGGGCATGTCGGCGGCAGATTTGGCTGATTCGCGGGTTGCCAGTGAGGCTGTCAGTCGGCTATCTTTAGCGACTCCCGTGATCTTTGCTGAGCCATCGCCCCAGTAAATTCAAGACAGACGATACTAAATCGATCTCGTACATAGAGGACGCATATCGTGAGTGATGAGAACAAAGAGCCGCCAGTGTCGCCGGAGTCCACTGACAGTGCAGTAGCCGTAGCTGGAGGGCCAACCTTCGAGCGTCACAGCGAAACCGAGGGGAGTCGCTCTAGACCTGCTTGGTCCGAATGGAGTGCGGAGGATATCGGCGAGCGACTTTTTGAGTGGCGGGACTATACGCCGATCCCACTTATAGCTTTGGTGCTGTTCGCCTGTGAGCCGACCGTCAAATCTGCCGTCCTTGGTACCTTGATCGTTGTCCTAGGGGAGCTGGTACGGATTTACAGCGTGGCGTTTATTGGTTCCGTTTCTCGTACGCGCAATGTTGAGACAGCTGGATCTGCGCTCATAACCGGTGGTCCTTTCACCTATGTTCGTAACCCGCTATATGTTGGTAACTTCCTCATTACGATTGGCTTGGCAGTATTTAGCGGTGTGAGTTGGATCGTGTTCGTCGCCGCGGCTCTGTTCAGCTTTCAGTACTACTGCATCGTGAAGCACGAGGAGCGTCTCCTGATTGGCCGATTCGGCTCCGCTTACGAAGACTACATGAGCCATGTTCCTGCGTGGTTCCCGGCTAAGTGGCCTACACTTCAAAATCTTGAGTGGCCGATTACCTTCTCTCCGGCGCTACGCAGTGAGAGGCGGACGTTGCTCGCCATTGCCTTCATGCTGATCTCGCTGTCGCTGCTTAGTGGCTCGGCTCGCCAGCCCTTTTGAGTGGTTCAGGCGCCTAATATGAGGGAGCTCATCATCTGACGCGGTCTTTGGCGTAATCTCGTCAGGAGCGCGTCGACTCCCTCGTCTTCTTGCCACTGAAAGCCTCGCAGTCCGAGTTGCCGCCATGCAGTTGGCAGTCTCTGCCATCCGGTCTTGGCCCAGCTAAGTTGACGCTCGCGAGCTACTACTGTTGCGACCTCAAAGAGGACGCGGCGTGCTGAGCCCCGAGCTAGGAGAGCATCTAGGTAAAATCCCCAAAAACCGCGAGTCGCTCGCGTCAAGTTAAGGTCTTGCAGCAGGGTGACGATGACTGCGTCTGGTTTATCGCCCCATATCCCCTGAATGATGTCCCAAAGTTGTGTGAGCGCCACTGTTGGCTCAGAAATCACTTGTGCTTGAAATTGAGTAATAATGGCGGAAATAGCCTCGGGCGGCAGGGGAAACTTTAACGGTGCAGCTTTTTCTAGGGTTTCGAGGAGACTCTCACGCTGCTGCAGCATCTCAGTCAACACCTGGTCCCAATCGACTTTGGCCATTCTGGCGTGGAGCGGGTCCCAGAAGCTTGAGAGATCAGTGACCTCAGCCAAGTTAGTGGAAGAAAATTTGGACGAATCAAGACCAGT contains:
- a CDS encoding recombination-associated protein RdgC, producing the protein MAIQQGSIALSRYLLIGDGSRPKLSDMAERLGLYQAEPVVLDGVKKEEQCGWVRPVGIDGVKVDLPPDHPWDLHDCRVADGVLLRLRIERRKVPATLLQVVYKQRFFAISQKTGKTPGPKERRDLRDEVKAELMCRALPTLSYVDAFWRDQAGEVMLFSSSKKARALFEGLFRSTFSDYIGAQLVAMEPLLMGMSAADLADSRVASEAVSRLSLATPVIFAEPSPQ
- a CDS encoding isoprenylcysteine carboxylmethyltransferase family protein; translation: MVSDENKEPPVSPESTDSAVAVAGGPTFERHSETEGSRSRPAWSEWSAEDIGERLFEWRDYTPIPLIALVLFACEPTVKSAVLGTLIVVLGELVRIYSVAFIGSVSRTRNVETAGSALITGGPFTYVRNPLYVGNFLITIGLAVFSGVSWIVFVAAALFSFQYYCIVKHEERLLIGRFGSAYEDYMSHVPAWFPAKWPTLQNLEWPITFSPALRSERRTLLAIAFMLISLSLLSGSARQPF